A region from the Halonatronomonas betaini genome encodes:
- the clpB gene encoding ATP-dependent chaperone ClpB: protein MKMDDFTRRSQELLATAQQIATDNNNQEIYPPHLLKAMLEEDQGVTRPILEQLGLNLEQLSKDCQKLITQLPEVYSSDSNQIYMSRDMHNILQQSRQEAKKLNDDYISTEHILLALVSSDNKTAKLFTDKEIDKEKIKNIINEIRQGAKVDSPDSEDQFQALERYTIDLTDMAKEGKLDPVIGRDERIRRIMQVLSRRRKNNPVLIGEPGVGKTAVVEGLAQRIVTGDIPGVLKNKKVIELDMGSLLAGAKYRGEFEDRLKSVLKKIKEAEGKYIVFIDEMHTIVGAGASEGAMDASNLLKPALARGELHCIGATTLDEYKKHIEKDAALERRFQPVQIKEPDLEDTLSILRGLKEKYEIHHGVRIQDKALEAAAKLSERYLTERYQPDKSIDLVDEAAAKVKIDIDSMPLEIDELNRRLRRLETEREVLKNEEEEGSEEKLAELTEKINELKEKRDPLMARWNQEKDLIKRQRELKEEIEKVKLAAENAEREANYEEAARLKYGKLSDLEKELNQIREKVEGSPEQQDILREEVTEEDIAGIVASWTDIPVQQLLSSEKEKLLKLEEELSKRVVGQDEAINAVSNAIRRSRTGLQSEDRPLGSFLFMGPTGVGKTELAKTLAAHLFDREKNLIRLDMSEYMERHAVAKMIGSPPGYVGYDEGGQLTEKVRRQPYSVILLDEIEKAHSDVFNILLQILDDGILTDSHGKEVDFRNTVIIMTSNIGSEYIQDLDDHERIKEKVNQALKQTFRPEFINRIDGRIIFHSLDENHIRQIVEIKVQELAEKVIEQEFDLTVTEAAKDQLAVLGYDPAYGARPLERVIQNQIKDKLALFLLEEEPEQGSVIEIGYSEERDDFVIKIA from the coding sequence ATGAAAATGGATGACTTTACAAGAAGGTCACAGGAGTTACTGGCTACTGCCCAGCAGATAGCTACAGATAATAATAATCAGGAAATCTATCCACCCCACTTACTAAAAGCTATGCTTGAGGAAGACCAGGGAGTAACCAGGCCAATTTTAGAACAGCTAGGTTTAAATTTAGAGCAACTATCTAAAGATTGCCAGAAATTAATTACCCAGCTTCCAGAAGTTTATAGTTCTGATAGCAATCAAATATATATGTCCAGGGATATGCATAATATCTTACAGCAGTCCCGTCAGGAAGCAAAGAAATTAAATGATGATTATATTTCAACCGAGCATATCCTGCTTGCCCTTGTTAGTTCAGACAATAAAACAGCAAAACTATTTACAGATAAAGAAATAGATAAAGAAAAAATAAAAAATATAATCAATGAGATCAGGCAGGGAGCAAAAGTCGATAGTCCTGATTCTGAAGATCAATTCCAGGCTTTAGAGAGATATACAATTGACCTTACTGATATGGCAAAGGAAGGAAAACTTGACCCGGTAATTGGAAGAGATGAAAGAATTCGGAGAATAATGCAGGTTCTCTCCAGGCGACGGAAGAACAATCCTGTTTTAATCGGCGAACCAGGAGTCGGTAAAACTGCAGTAGTTGAAGGCCTTGCCCAGAGAATAGTCACTGGAGATATCCCCGGGGTATTAAAGAACAAAAAAGTAATAGAACTGGATATGGGCTCACTCTTAGCCGGAGCCAAATACCGGGGTGAGTTTGAAGATAGATTAAAATCTGTCCTAAAAAAGATTAAAGAAGCTGAAGGCAAATATATTGTCTTTATTGATGAGATGCATACAATAGTCGGTGCCGGTGCCAGCGAAGGCGCCATGGATGCCTCCAATCTCTTAAAACCGGCACTGGCCAGAGGAGAGCTTCACTGTATAGGAGCCACAACCCTGGATGAATATAAAAAGCATATTGAAAAGGATGCAGCTTTAGAAAGAAGATTCCAGCCAGTCCAGATCAAAGAGCCAGATTTAGAAGATACCCTTTCAATCCTGAGAGGCTTAAAAGAAAAATATGAGATCCATCATGGCGTAAGAATCCAGGATAAAGCTCTAGAGGCAGCTGCCAAATTATCAGAACGATATTTAACTGAACGCTATCAGCCAGATAAATCAATCGACCTGGTAGATGAAGCTGCAGCCAAGGTCAAGATAGATATAGACTCAATGCCTTTAGAGATCGATGAATTAAATCGCCGCTTAAGAAGACTGGAAACAGAAAGGGAAGTTTTAAAAAATGAAGAAGAGGAAGGCTCTGAAGAAAAGCTGGCAGAACTGACTGAAAAGATTAACGAATTAAAAGAAAAAAGAGATCCTCTAATGGCCCGCTGGAACCAGGAAAAGGATTTAATTAAGCGACAGCGGGAATTAAAAGAGGAGATAGAAAAAGTCAAGCTGGCAGCAGAAAATGCAGAAAGAGAAGCAAACTATGAGGAGGCTGCCAGATTAAAATACGGTAAACTCTCAGATTTAGAAAAGGAACTAAACCAGATCAGGGAGAAAGTTGAAGGAAGTCCTGAACAGCAGGATATCCTGAGAGAAGAGGTAACAGAGGAGGATATCGCCGGTATAGTCGCATCCTGGACAGATATCCCTGTTCAGCAGTTACTCTCATCAGAAAAGGAAAAATTATTAAAACTGGAAGAAGAGCTCTCAAAACGGGTCGTCGGCCAGGATGAAGCCATTAATGCTGTAAGCAACGCCATTAGAAGATCCAGAACCGGCCTCCAGAGCGAGGATAGGCCATTAGGTTCATTCCTCTTTATGGGACCGACTGGAGTCGGCAAGACAGAACTTGCCAAGACCCTGGCAGCCCATCTATTTGATCGGGAGAAGAATCTAATCAGGCTTGATATGTCAGAATATATGGAGCGCCATGCAGTTGCCAAAATGATCGGTTCCCCTCCAGGTTATGTCGGTTATGATGAAGGTGGCCAGCTAACAGAAAAGGTCAGACGGCAGCCCTATTCAGTAATTCTCCTGGATGAGATTGAAAAGGCCCATTCTGATGTCTTCAATATATTACTCCAGATTTTAGACGACGGTATCCTTACCGATAGCCACGGGAAAGAAGTTGATTTTAGAAATACTGTTATCATCATGACATCAAATATCGGTTCAGAATATATCCAGGACTTAGATGATCACGAAAGAATCAAAGAAAAAGTCAATCAGGCATTGAAACAGACTTTTAGGCCTGAATTTATCAATAGAATAGATGGCAGAATCATATTCCATAGCCTTGATGAAAACCATATCAGACAGATCGTAGAAATCAAGGTCCAGGAGTTGGCTGAAAAAGTCATTGAACAGGAATTTGACTTAACAGTAACTGAAGCTGCTAAAGACCAGCTTGCAGTTCTAGGTTACGACCCTGCCTATGGTGCCAGGCCTTTAGAAAGGGTAATCCAGAATCAGATCAAGGATAAACTGGCATTATTTCTTTTAGAAGAAGAACCTGAACAGGGCTCAGTTATTGAGATCGGTTACTCAGAAGAAAGAGATGACTTTGTAATAAAAATTGCATAA
- a CDS encoding lysophospholipid acyltransferase family protein — MEKHYPFILEKLMRLGRLTYRIEEHNRLEAEGAISQGGLMLGWHCHLWSIAVALARHNYTALASQSREGEIISQSLEKLGWKVVRGSSSSGAVSSLKKMLKLVRNQRQLVITPDGPRGPARKIKLGAVMIQQRSGCPIIPIGVANGWKHTFKKSWDNFELPLLFSKIVIYYGQPIKDLEDLERQEAAKIIEASLEKANEAAEERL; from the coding sequence ATGGAAAAACATTATCCATTTATTTTAGAAAAATTAATGAGATTAGGAAGATTAACATATAGAATTGAAGAACATAATCGTCTGGAAGCTGAAGGTGCTATCAGCCAGGGTGGCCTGATGTTAGGCTGGCACTGCCATCTCTGGTCTATAGCAGTAGCCCTTGCCAGGCATAATTATACAGCCTTAGCCAGCCAGAGTAGAGAAGGGGAAATTATTAGCCAGTCATTAGAAAAATTAGGCTGGAAAGTTGTTCGGGGCTCCAGTTCATCAGGGGCTGTTAGTTCATTGAAAAAAATGTTAAAATTAGTTAGGAATCAGCGCCAGCTAGTTATAACCCCTGACGGCCCTAGAGGCCCGGCCAGAAAAATAAAACTTGGGGCAGTTATGATCCAGCAGCGGAGTGGCTGTCCGATCATCCCAATAGGTGTGGCCAATGGCTGGAAACATACCTTTAAAAAGAGCTGGGATAATTTTGAGTTGCCTTTACTTTTTAGCAAAATTGTAATCTACTATGGCCAACCGATTAAAGATTTAGAAGATCTAGAGCGGCAGGAGGCAGCTAAAATAATTGAAGCCAGCCTTGAAAAAGCAAATGAAGCTGCTGAAGAGAGGCTTTAA
- a CDS encoding GTP-binding protein has product MNLVTFSGPPSSGKTAVILKTINALKERNINVGVVKFDCLYTDDDELYAKEGIPVKKGLSGSLCPDHYFVSNIEEVVQWGRKKGLDMLITESAGLCNRCSPYINEIKAICVIDNLSGINTPRKIGPMLKRADMVVITKGDIVSQAEREVFASRVSDVNPSALVMHVNGLTGQGAYEFSTFLYDEEEDIETVTGRKLRFSMPSAMCSYCLGETRIGDEHQLGNVKKIDLGDDND; this is encoded by the coding sequence ATGAATCTAGTAACATTTTCAGGTCCGCCTTCTTCAGGAAAAACTGCTGTTATCTTAAAGACTATCAATGCTCTAAAAGAGCGCAATATCAATGTTGGAGTCGTTAAATTTGACTGCCTTTATACAGATGATGATGAGTTATATGCAAAAGAGGGCATCCCTGTCAAAAAAGGACTTTCAGGCTCGTTATGCCCTGACCATTATTTTGTTAGTAATATAGAAGAGGTTGTCCAGTGGGGGAGAAAAAAAGGACTGGATATGCTAATTACCGAAAGTGCCGGTTTATGTAATAGATGTTCACCCTATATCAATGAAATAAAAGCAATCTGTGTAATTGACAACCTGAGCGGAATTAATACCCCCCGTAAAATCGGGCCAATGCTTAAAAGAGCTGATATGGTTGTAATTACTAAAGGTGACATCGTATCCCAGGCAGAAAGAGAAGTCTTTGCCTCCAGGGTCAGTGATGTTAACCCATCAGCATTAGTAATGCATGTTAACGGACTGACTGGCCAGGGAGCCTATGAATTTTCAACCTTCCTCTATGACGAAGAAGAGGATATTGAAACTGTAACCGGTCGTAAGCTAAGATTCTCAATGCCATCAGCAATGTGTTCATACTGTCTTGGCGAAACAAGAATTGGCGACGAACATCAACTAGGAAATGTTAAAAAAATAGATTTAGGTGATGACAATGATTAA
- a CDS encoding ATP-binding cassette domain-containing protein, whose translation MIKRNYIKNISVKNLINKYPFIESYLEEQDLPIKNKDKTLTEIYQNLSLEEREEIMYDLDGFVDQLIAYIKNMEEFLGTTEDRVTSLTLLPGLNKEGKEENFDEITIEAGEIVSIVGPTGSGKSRLLADIEWTAQGDTPTSRHTLIDGQVPDKKWRLSGNKKLVAQLSQNMNFVMDLSVKDFIRLHGESRLVKNLDEIVARIIQEANELAGEKFPADAQITSLSGGQSRALMIADTAILSSSPIVLIDEIENAGIDREKALDLLVGEDKIVLMATHDPILALMADKRIIINNGGIVEQIETTNEEKELLKELKVIDNKLYNYRENLRYGKQLERFSDSDKKALIC comes from the coding sequence ATGATTAAAAGAAATTATATAAAAAATATATCAGTAAAGAATTTAATAAATAAATATCCGTTCATTGAATCATATCTGGAAGAACAGGATCTACCAATAAAGAATAAAGATAAAACTCTAACAGAGATTTATCAGAACCTCTCTCTTGAAGAGAGAGAAGAAATAATGTATGACCTGGATGGTTTTGTCGACCAGCTGATTGCATATATAAAAAATATGGAAGAATTTTTAGGAACCACAGAGGATAGAGTTACCTCATTAACATTATTGCCAGGCCTGAATAAAGAAGGCAAGGAAGAAAATTTTGATGAGATTACAATTGAAGCAGGAGAGATTGTCTCAATTGTAGGTCCAACTGGTTCTGGAAAAAGCAGGTTGCTGGCAGATATAGAATGGACTGCCCAGGGCGATACCCCAACCTCCAGGCATACCCTGATCGATGGCCAGGTTCCTGATAAAAAATGGAGGCTATCTGGAAATAAGAAACTGGTTGCCCAGTTATCCCAGAATATGAACTTTGTTATGGATCTATCAGTAAAAGATTTCATCCGTCTCCATGGGGAAAGCAGGCTGGTCAAAAACCTTGATGAAATAGTCGCAAGAATTATCCAGGAGGCCAATGAACTGGCTGGAGAAAAGTTTCCTGCAGATGCCCAGATAACAAGCTTGAGTGGCGGCCAGTCCAGAGCATTAATGATAGCCGACACAGCAATTTTAAGCTCATCGCCAATTGTCCTGATCGATGAAATAGAAAATGCCGGTATCGATAGAGAAAAGGCCCTGGATCTACTGGTAGGCGAAGATAAAATAGTTCTGATGGCCACCCACGATCCTATCCTGGCTTTAATGGCAGATAAAAGAATTATAATCAATAATGGTGGGATTGTAGAGCAGATTGAGACAACTAATGAAGAAAAAGAATTATTAAAAGAGCTAAAAGTAATCGATAATAAGCTATATAATTATAGAGAAAACCTCCGCTATGGTAAACAGCTTGAGCGGTTTTCCGACTCAGATAAAAAAGCACTTATATGTTAA
- the lpxK gene encoding tetraacyldisaccharide 4'-kinase — MKNKLINYLLDIISGNKKGLIPAILRILLILLSYIYRLAVMLRNLLYDKDIIKQGRVAAKTISIGNITTGGTGKTPAVEAFATELKNSGKDIVIISRGYKGDNQEPLVVSNGEKILVGAKFAGDEAFMLANKLPEIPVVICRDRLKAASYVQAEFNPDIILLDDSFQHRKIIRDYDIVLIDATNPFGYNHLLPGGLLREPKSSLKRADGFIISRVDQVSNSSLNEIINQLKSYNDLSYIYLSNHVPSHLQSINGEKLGLNKLNNKDVIAFSGLGNPGAFEASLQEQGCNLVKHFIFPDHHIYTREDFKQIVEKFASENIDYLITTGKDIVKLDDSLLDFLSIQNIGLYSFEIKMAFKDQTGQSKNIATRLLENIED, encoded by the coding sequence ATGAAAAATAAATTAATCAATTATCTATTAGATATTATCAGTGGCAATAAAAAGGGCCTGATACCAGCTATCTTAAGGATATTATTAATCCTTTTATCATATATATATCGGCTGGCAGTAATGCTTAGAAATCTGCTCTATGATAAAGATATCATCAAACAGGGCAGAGTTGCTGCTAAAACTATAAGTATTGGCAATATTACAACAGGGGGCACAGGTAAAACCCCGGCAGTAGAAGCCTTTGCCACTGAATTAAAAAATTCTGGCAAAGATATTGTTATTATCAGTAGAGGTTATAAAGGCGATAATCAGGAACCCCTGGTAGTATCAAATGGCGAAAAAATTCTAGTCGGAGCTAAATTTGCAGGAGACGAAGCCTTTATGCTGGCCAACAAACTGCCTGAAATACCTGTTGTCATCTGCAGGGATAGATTAAAGGCAGCCAGCTATGTCCAGGCTGAATTTAATCCAGATATTATTCTATTAGATGATAGCTTCCAGCATAGAAAAATAATTAGAGATTATGATATAGTATTAATTGATGCCACAAATCCCTTTGGTTATAATCACCTGCTTCCAGGAGGATTATTAAGGGAGCCAAAAAGCTCATTAAAAAGGGCAGATGGTTTTATCATATCAAGGGTCGATCAGGTTAGTAATTCCAGCTTAAATGAGATTATAAATCAATTAAAGAGTTATAACGATTTATCTTACATATATCTGTCAAATCATGTCCCGTCACATTTACAGAGCATTAATGGCGAGAAGCTTGGACTTAATAAACTAAATAATAAAGATGTTATAGCCTTTAGTGGCCTGGGCAACCCCGGGGCTTTTGAAGCTTCATTACAGGAGCAGGGCTGTAATCTGGTCAAACATTTTATTTTTCCAGATCATCATATTTATACTAGAGAAGACTTCAAGCAGATAGTTGAAAAATTTGCCAGTGAAAATATAGATTATCTAATAACAACTGGCAAAGATATAGTCAAATTAGACGATTCCTTACTCGATTTTTTAAGTATTCAAAATATAGGTTTATATAGTTTTGAGATCAAAATGGCCTTTAAAGACCAGACAGGCCAGTCTAAAAATATTGCAACCCGTTTACTGGAAAATATTGAAGATTAA
- a CDS encoding HutP family protein yields MLDDFMISEFINIEGERSLGKVAIILAMVDDDRDDEFIEALKTEGYLPVITRAGGKGEEVKNKILRNSLGAAIKGGVIDEDVQDQRVLTRTVERALGDFDRPMLSISGAGIKIGIVRKGFHLAVGLYGKLGIPGLSVDHEVSGMGIHYYGLADDKQN; encoded by the coding sequence ATGTTAGACGATTTTATGATCAGTGAATTCATAAATATTGAAGGAGAGCGGTCACTTGGTAAAGTGGCCATTATTTTGGCTATGGTTGATGATGATAGAGATGATGAATTTATTGAAGCCCTAAAGACAGAGGGCTACCTGCCTGTCATAACCAGAGCAGGCGGGAAGGGTGAGGAAGTTAAAAATAAGATATTAAGAAATTCCCTGGGAGCTGCCATCAAAGGTGGAGTTATTGATGAAGACGTCCAGGATCAGCGGGTTTTAACCAGAACAGTAGAACGGGCTTTAGGAGATTTTGACAGGCCGATGTTAAGCATATCTGGTGCTGGAATAAAAATTGGGATTGTCAGAAAAGGCTTCCATCTTGCTGTTGGACTTTATGGTAAACTGGGGATACCAGGTTTAAGTGTAGATCATGAAGTTTCAGGGATGGGTATTCATTATTATGGTCTGGCTGATGACAAGCAGAACTAA
- a CDS encoding YbgA family protein produces the protein MIDYPAPELIISKCLGFAHCYYSGQRFDIKFLKKLGEFVEYHPICPEVEIGLPVPRQTLRLVEEGKEIRLRQPATGADLTDKLKATALNFFKDNQKIDGFICKEGSPSCGCKSVKLYPALKDVAPHKKTEGLFARAVFDYYGNIPAENDGRLNNLQMREDFLTAIFTMARFRKVEESKKIKDLIDFHTRHKYLLMALSPKNLKLMGQLTANNKDLAIDELISQYKELLKDTINRSSKPGLQENVLNHCFGYISDQLKTGEIEFFLDTVKKYRKGMVPLSVPLYLLNGWIIEQDVDYLINQVYFKPFPEELIDQTDSGRKHKLD, from the coding sequence ATGATAGACTATCCAGCTCCAGAATTAATAATAAGTAAATGTCTAGGTTTTGCCCATTGTTATTATTCAGGCCAGAGATTTGATATTAAATTTCTAAAAAAGCTAGGAGAATTCGTTGAATACCATCCGATCTGCCCTGAAGTTGAAATAGGTCTGCCTGTTCCCAGGCAGACCCTTCGTTTAGTTGAAGAGGGCAAAGAAATTAGACTCCGCCAGCCAGCTACAGGGGCAGATTTAACTGATAAATTAAAGGCCACCGCCCTTAATTTTTTTAAAGACAATCAAAAAATTGATGGCTTTATCTGCAAGGAAGGCTCACCATCATGTGGCTGCAAATCAGTTAAATTATATCCAGCCTTAAAAGATGTTGCCCCCCATAAAAAGACAGAGGGCCTTTTTGCCAGGGCAGTTTTTGATTATTACGGCAATATCCCTGCTGAAAATGATGGCAGATTAAATAATCTCCAGATGCGAGAGGATTTCTTAACAGCTATCTTTACAATGGCCAGATTTAGAAAAGTTGAAGAATCTAAAAAGATAAAGGATCTGATTGATTTTCATACCAGACACAAATATCTATTAATGGCTCTCTCCCCTAAAAACCTAAAATTAATGGGCCAGTTAACTGCAAATAATAAAGACTTAGCTATAGATGAATTAATCAGTCAGTATAAAGAACTTCTAAAAGATACAATCAACCGAAGTTCAAAGCCAGGGCTGCAGGAGAATGTCTTAAACCATTGTTTTGGCTATATTTCAGATCAACTAAAAACAGGTGAGATAGAATTTTTCCTGGACACAGTCAAAAAATATAGAAAAGGCATGGTTCCACTAAGTGTTCCCCTATACCTCCTTAACGGTTGGATTATAGAGCAGGATGTAGATTATTTAATAAATCAGGTTTATTTCAAACCGTTCCCTGAAGAATTAATAGATCAGACCGATTCTGGTCGCAAGCATAAATTAGATTAA